A window of Actinomycetota bacterium genomic DNA:
GTTAATAATCAATATTTTTAAAGTAAAAACTTTTAGGTATTATTATAACAATAGAATGTATTTTATGTTAAAAATAAAATCAGGCATAATTAATAAAAATCAATATTTGGTTTAATATTTCTTATTTAATACAGCATTATATGAATTTTTTTATTTAATACAGATACGGAGGCCAGGGAAATGCTTTTAAAAAATAATCCCACAGAATCCAGGAGCTGGAAACAGCTGGAGAGCCACTTTCGCGAAATAAAAGAAGTGGCTTTAAAAGATTTGTTTGCAGAAGACAGCAAAAGATTTTCAAGATTTTCAATAAGGTTTGCAGATATTCTGCTTGATTATTCAAAAAACAAAATCAACGAAAAAACAGTTTCTCTTTTAACCGCTCTTGCTGAAGAACTTGGCCTGAAAGATGCAATAGACAAACTTTTTAACGGCGACAGAATAAATGAAACTGAAAAAAGACCGGTGCTTCATACCGCACTCAGAAACAGATCATGCTCTCCTGTTTTTGTGGATGGCAGAGATATAATGCCTGATATCCGTATGGTGCTTGAGAAAATGAAATCTTTTTCAAGCAGTATTATTTCAGGCAAATGGAAAGGATACAGCGGAAAGAGAATAAAGGATATAATAAACATAGGGATAGGCGGCTCTGATCTGGGGCCTGTCATGGTTACCGAAGCATTAAAACCTTATAAAGCCGGAGATATCAACACTCATTTCGTTTCAAATATTGACGGGACTCAGATAACTGAAACATTAAAGAAACTGGACAGTGAAACGGCGCTTTTTATGATTTCCTCAAAGACTTTTACCACACAGGAGACAATGACAAATGCACTTACCGCAAAAAAATGGTTCCTTGAAAACGTAAAAAATGAAGAATATGTAAAGAAACATTTCATAGCTATTTCCACAAACACAAAAGAGGTTGAAAAATTCGGCATAGACCCTGAAAATATGTTTGTTTTCTGGGATTGGGTCGGAGGCAGATATTCCCTGTGGTCGGCAATAGGTCTTTCGATTGCATGTTCTGTGGGTTTTGATAATTTTGCCGAACTGCTTGAAGGAGCCTTTGATATGGACAATCATTTCAGAAATGAGCCTTTCGATAAAAATATTCCTGTAATTCTTGCCCTTCTCGGAATTTGGTACAATAATTTTTTTGGAGCCCAGACTTATGCGGTTCTGCCTTATGATCAGTATCTTCATCGCTTTCCTGCTTACCTTCAGCAGGCAGACATGGAAAGCAATGGGAAAGGCGCTGATCGTAATGGCAGGGATGTCGCATATCAGACAGGTCCTGTCATCTGGGGAGAACCCGGCACAAACGGACAGCATGCTTTCTATCAGCTTATCCACCAGGGAACAAAAATGATACCCTGTGATTTTCTTGCTCCTGCAATAAGCCATAATCCTATTGACAGACATCATGACATTCTTCTTTCTAACTTTTTTGCGCAAACTGAGGCGCTTATGAATGGAAAAAGCAGCACGGATGTCCGTAAAGAGCTTGAGGCTTTAAATATTTCCGCTGAGGAAACTGACAGGATAATTCCCTTTAAGATTTTCAAAGGTGACAGGCCTACAAACTCCATATTATTTAAAAAACTGACTCCCCGGACTCTGGGAAGCCTGATTGCCATGTATGAGCACAAAATATTTGTCCAGGGTTTTATATGGAATATTTTTAGTTTTGATCAGTGGGGTGTTGAGCTTGGAAAGGTTCTTGCAAAAAAAATACTGCCGGAACTTGAAGGTAGAGAGACAATAAATTCTCATGACAGTTCTACCAACGGCTTAATTAATGCATTCAAGAAAATGAGAGAATAATTCAGATTATATTTTATTTCTTAAATTTATTTCTTAAAATTTTCCTTCAGGGAATGCAGGCTATCATTTATTTTTATATTAATTATTGATAATTTAAATTCAATACCGGATAGCATTAATGTTCTTCGGGTTTCTAAAATTATTCCGTAAACACAAGCTGTCTAATTAATTATTATATCTTCAAGCTTACGCTTGGGAACGTGATGGGTTTGCTGATCATCCCTGTAATATTTAATATCTCCGAATTTATCTATTTCGTCGATTACTACCTTTTCCCGGGGTTTCCCGACTGCCAGCACAAGACAGACTTCGTATCTGTCCGGAATATTAATAAGCGCAGACAATTTCTTCCTGTCCACATTGCCCAGCATGCAGCCGCCAAGACCTTTTTCCGCTGCTCCCAGTAAAATTGTCTGTGCAGCTATGCCCTCGTCCTGAACAAGCCCCTGCCCTGCCTTTGTATCTCTGAGCATGACTATAAAAGCGGAAGGCTTTTCTCCCTCGGGAGGGCTTATCCATCCTTTAAAGTATCCTGCCCAGACAAGGGTGCTGTTTATTTTATTATTTGTATCTTCATCATTAGACAAATAATATCTTAGTACCTGTCTGTTGGAGCCTGAAGCTGTAAGCCTTGCAAGATTCACAAGTTCAGCCAGTGTTTCCCTTTTTATTTTTTCATTCTGGAAAAAACGTCTGTATGATCTGTTTTTGATGACCAGTTCTTTCAGCATTCTTATTCTCCGTTCACAAATATTTAAACCATATAAATTCTCATAAGCTTTTTAATGCCCGCCACAATTATCGCCGGCCTTGCAGCTGCATCAGTAAACATAAGTTTGTTTTCAGAAAATTTCAGAATTCCTTCGACATCACTTTTATAACTTAAAAAATCAGGTGACTGCTTTTCTGCAGAAGAATGAAAAACCGGGCAGAATCAGGAATAATATACAGATAGTTAAATTCCCCTTACCGGCATTGCTTCCAGGCAAAAACCTCTTTTTAAAGATTCATTATTCCTTTTATTTCAGAATCATATATAGGGGTTCCCCCATGTTTTGAGGTAACCCATGAAGCCAGCTTGTTTGCTCTTGTGTTTATTACATCAATAGGTTCTTCATTAAGATAACCTATTATCATGCCCGCCGTGAAAGCATCTCCTGCTCCCACCCTGTCAGCCAGCTTATAGGGAAATGAAGGGCTGTGAAAAGAAGTCTGGCCGTCAATCAAGGTGCTTCCGTCTTCTCCTTTTGTAAGACAGATTAATTTTAAATCATAGCCGTCAATAAGATATCTGCATAAATCTTCTTCATTATATTTTGAATTTATATTTAGCAAATCCCCTACAATCTTAATTTCATCGGCATTAAGCTTTACAATATCTGCAAGTTTTAATGAATCAGCAATTATGCCTTTGTTATAAAAAGACTGTCTCAGGTTGATATCATAAATTTTGATGGTGTCTCTTTTAGCTTTTTCAAGCAGGGTTATTATGGTATTTCTGGAAATCCTGCTTCGCTGTGCAAGAGTTCCGAAACAAATAGCGTCAGTGGTTTCAAGAAGAGCATCAAACTTATTGTCCCATTGAATAAAATCCCATGCAACATCTTCTTTAATAATGTAGTTTGGCTGATTATCTGAGGCTATGTGGACTTCAACTACTCCTGTTTCCTTATCCCCGTCAATTTGAACATAATCAGTAGCAAGTCCCAGACTTATCAGCTGCTCTATGATTTCCCTGCCATATTCATCATTGCCTATTCTGCTGACAATGACTCCTTCGTGGCCAAGTGCTGAAACATGATAAGCAAAATTTGTAGGGGCTCCTCCCAGTTTTTTGCCGCTTGGGAACATATCCCACAATATTTCCCCCACTCCCAAGACTTTAAATATTTTTTTCATAATCCTTTTAAAATATTTTTGTTAATTCTGAAATAATTTGATTTAAAATATTTTATATTATACAACAATATTTCTAAATGGGGAAAAGAGGAACATATAATTTACCCGCTTCCGAAAAGAGGAAGATCCCTGCTTTTAAAATGATTTATATCGGGAAAATACGGAGAGCTCCATACAAAAATTTTAAATGCCTATGTTTCTTTTCTTCTGCTTTTTGCAATATTAGTTATGATTATTGCTGCAAGTATGAGCAGGCCGCCAATCCAGAACAACCATGAGAATCTTTCATTAAGGATTATAAGCGAAAGGATTACGCCGAAAACCGGTGTAAGATACATGTATATTGAGATCTGGGAAACCGGAAATCTTTTAAGGCATACAAACCATAGAGGATAAGAGATGCCTATCATGCTTATTCCCAGAAATAAGGTTAGAAGGTTTATCTGCCATCCTGCCACTACAACTTCTGCAAAACCGACCGTGAAAACAGTCAATATGACCTGCAGGACTGCACCAAAGAATAATGCAAGAGTTGTTATTATCAACGGGTCGTTTGAACTGAGAACTTTTTTACCAATTACAGAATAAAGAGCTGTTGAAAGAGCTGCAAGAAGCGAAAATGATATGCCTAAAAAATCTATCCTGCCTGTGCTTCCAAGAGAAAACCCCCTGTTAAAAGTAACAAGAAGCACTCCAGCTGCAGCAAGTATTATTCCAAAAATTGTCATAAGCTTTATCTTTTCTTTAAGAAAAATAGCAGAAAGAATAGCAATAAATACTACATTGTTTGATATCAGGACTGCGTTTATGGAAGCAGGTATTCGTGAAAGAGCGCTGAATGTAAGTATCTGATATACAAAGAATCCCAAAACACCAAGCACAAAAGACATGGATATATCCCGAAAAGAAAGTCTGAACAGTTGTTTAACCCGGCCTGTAAAAAGAAGGTAAATAAATATTGTCAAAAATCCTGTTACCAGAGTAATGGCAGAAAGCTGGAATGGATGAAGCTTCTGTGTAATTATCCTCCCAAGAGGATGTCCTATAGCCCAAAAAAAAGTAACAATAAGCATTAAAAAATACTCGATGCGGATTGCATTTTTTTTATCTGCCATTAAATATCTTTCTTCTTTTTTTAAAAATTATACAACGAGACGCATAATCTGACACTAATATTTTAATTTTAAATAACACTTATGCAATATTGACAGATTATATCTCTCCTACCTGAACAGTAGGGATATGGGGAGATGGTCGGAGGCTCTGCTGTATGTTACCATCAGGTCTGATATCCTGATATCCGGTGTTGCCCATATATAATCTATTCTGCCATAAGGTTTATAATATATCCATGTAAGTTCATCCTGCTTTCCAAGTGCAAGCTGGGTATCTGTAAGACCGGCCTCTTCCATTATCTGAATTTCCCTGTCTCCTGTAACAGCGTTAAAATCACCGCAGATTATGGTTCTTTCTTTTCCTCCCCACTCTTTCAGCAATGCATCTACCTGTGCCTGTCTTTTCCGGCTGTCTTTTCCGACATGATGAAGGTGGGTGCTCATGATATTTATATTTTCAATCTCCATATCCGAAAGATCTGCTTCTGTAAAAATAAAACTCCTTCTCAGGGGAGCATTCTCCCTCGGTAAAAATCCGCTTTTAATCACTGTCAGGGGATATCTGCTCAGAATTGCATTCCCCCAGATAAGGTCTGATGCAGGCATAAAAACCCTGTATTCCATGCCTAATCTGTCTGCAAGCCACAGATAATTGTCACAGGAACCGTTTATAAGCCAGCCTCGCGATACTTCATTAAGGCATACAATATCTGCACCATTCTGCTCAATTACGCGGGCGATGCTCTCCAGATCAAGATACCCGTCAATATTAAATCCCTGATGAATATTGTAATGCATAATTCTTACAGAATCTCTCTGAATGCCTGTTTCCGGCTTATTTTCGGCAGAAATGGAAAGAACCATGGGGAATATGAAAAGCAGAAACATTATCAGTACTGAAACATATTTATAATAATCAGCCCTGAGTGACTGCAGCTTTTCATAAAAATTTATTCTCCGCCCTGTCCGGCTTCCACCGGAGGATTCTTTTTTAAGAGATGCTCCCGGAGATACAGAAATTATCGAAGCAACAGCAATAATCAGTGCCGATGCAACGGGTATCATCCAGCTTTTCAGAGGGAGATTGATATCATATGTCCCGTAATAGACAAAAGCAAAAATAAACAGCAGTATCCCGCTGGCCGCCAGGGCAGAGCTGTTCTTCCATGGCACTTTCCGAAAGGAGCGTGATACCGCCTTATTAAAAAGAAGAAGCATAAGCCACCACCCGGAAATATTGCCGAAAATAACCTGAAGCACATATAATATGCCGCCGGTTTCAGGCCAGAAAGACAAAGTAAAAACCAGAGCTGCAATTATTGTTAAGATAATCCTTATTCTTTTTACCTTGATAATATAAACAAAGAGAAGTGCCAGAAAATCTGAAAGAATTATAATGCTTAAGGAATGACGAGTTATCAAACCTGCACGGGCATTCAGCGCAGCTATATTTTGAAACTGATAAAGCTGTAAAAATATAAACGGCATTAAAAAAATCAGTGAATAGAAAACAGCTCCCGAACCATCGCTGAATTCCGATTCAGTTCTTAAATCATTACCTGCAATAATTGCAAGGACTATCTGTGCAGCAATGATCAAAAGTAGAAAAAATATTACCCAATTATCTCCCCTCCACATCATATCCCATGTCCCGAAAAGACCGCTGATGGCAGTGTTTATGGCAAAACCCAGGGAAACCGCAGGGAAAAAAGTGAAAAACAGTTTGATTTTTCTTTGCTGGACAAGTGAAATAAAGAAAATAATGACTGCAATCCATATTGCTGTTCCCAGAGCAGAAATAAAAAGAGATATAGGTCCTTTTCTGTTTGTCTGGATTATAAATCTTGCAATACAAAGAGCAAAAATCAGCATAAGGAATAATTTTCTTTTTTCTATAAATTTAAATAAAAAACCCGCCGGAAAAACAATGGCAAAAGCAGCAAAAGCATATATCGCAACATGGTACAGACTGACTGCAGGCCTTTCACGGAAGAAATTTACAAGAAGAGAGAAAAAGGAACTCATCGTCTGAAGACCAAAAACCGTACTGATAATTATCAGGATAAAATATGCCCGGGAGATCTTTCTCTGATAATTGCTGTTTGTATATCCGTAATAATTATTTCCAAACATATAATATCGGTATTTTTAATATTTTTAGTATCTTTATATTTTAATTCTGTTTAATGAACGGAATTTAAGATAACCGGAATTTATATCATTTACAAATTTATTGCCAATATATAAGATTATATAGGAATTATATCATTTATATTGAGCTTTTGAATTTTATTTGAGAAATGTTGAAAACACTTGATAAAATCAAACTTGAAATCCCGACATCAATAGGTGCTGAATTTCTGACAAAACTTTTGGGTGGAAGACTGAATCCTCATATAGAAAAACTGCTATCTGAAAGGAGACCGGTCTGCATTGACAATATTGAGCCAAAAGCCGTTTATTCAGATTTTGAAATTGAAAGAATCAAAGGAGATAATGTTTATTTTAAATCAGGAAATGTCTTTAAGGGGCCGAATATATCAAAAATACTTAAAGGCTCCAGGACGGCTATTATCTTTATGACAACTCTCGGAAACAGGATAGACGATATAATAAAAAACATAAGTGACAGCGGGGACCTGCTTGCTACAATAGTCATGGATGCAGTGACTACTGAATTACTTGCAGTTTTGGGGAGCCATGTCGCTGAGATAATAAAGAAAGACGGGATCAGGAAAGAAGGATGGGGTTCGACCTGCAATTATTCCCCGGGACAGTATAAGTGGACTATAGAAGAGCAGTCGGAAATATTTTCAATGATAGATGGCGGCAAAATAGGAGTACGGCTAAACGAAAACTACCTTATGATCCCTTTCAAATCATCTTCAGGTGTATATGGATTCGGACCGGCAGATGAAATAGATAAAACAAGAGTTGCCTGTGATATCTGCCCCAGAAAAGACTGCATAGGAAGAAGATAATATAAAATTCCGGAATTTATGTGAATGCTAATCCTGGTTTCCCTTGTCTGAAAGCTCTGTCATCTTAAGAAACTTGCCTGTATCAAATGTTCCTTCCGTAATTTTCCGCATAATTGCAAATTTAATTAAAGTTCTTTTAATTATATAAATATGTTTAACTGTATACTAATTATGATTAAATTTTAATTTTATAATCACCGGAATACTGACAGTCCGGCATACAGGCACAAGGAAAATGAATTTTAATAACAGCAATCATGAAGCATATATTAACAGCAATAGGAAAAGAACCGGATCATACGTCTCTATTGTCTCCTGGAATGTAAATGGTCTTAGAGCAATTTTTCGAAAAGGCTTTGATGATTTCATAAGAAAAAACAGTTTTGACATAATCTGTCTCCAGGAAACCAAAATCCAGGAAGATAAAATCCCGGATGAATTAAAAAATGTCGGCGGATATAATCTTTATCTTTCTTCAGCAACCAGACCCGGATACAGCGGGGTCGGGATTTATTCAAAAATCAGGCCGGAAGAATATGGGACCGGCTTTGACGATGAGGGACGCATAATTTGGCACCATTACAAAGATTTTATGATCTTTAACACTTACATGCCCAATGGAGGAAGAGAAAAGAAAAGACTTCCATATAAACTTGAATTCTATGACAGATTTTTACTGCATATCGAAAACCTTTTAAAGGAAAACAGGAATATAATTATTACAGGAGATATTAATACCGCACACAAACCTATAGACCTTGCCAGACCAAAGCAAAACGAAAAAAATACGGGTTTCCTTCCTGAAGAAAGAGCATGGATAGACAGGTTGATATCAGCCGGCTTTATAGATGCTTTCAGAATGTTTAATAATGAGCCCGGAAATTATACATGGTGGGATTACAAGACAAAATCAAGAGAAAGAAATGTGGGTTGGAGACTGGATTATTTTTTTGTCAGCAAAGATATGGCAAAAAGTATAAAAAATTGCAGAATAATGTCTGATGTAATGGGCTCAGACCATTGCCCTGTTGTCCTTGAATTATCCTTATGAATTTACTGAATCTATAATTCTGAATATATAATTTAATAAAATAATATTCAGGCTGATATCAACAGCATTTTATAAAATGCTGTTTTGTCCGGGAACATTAGCAGGGTTTTAAAACCTTTGTTTATTATTTTTCAATACTTCATGTCAGTTTTTTTCAATACTCCACGTCAGCTTTGAAGACGCAGGCTTATCAAGAATAACGGTAACTTTTCCCGGATGAAGCTGTATTGCGCTTGCAGTTACTTTTGATGTTATATATCCTTCTAAAGCTTCTGCCACAATGCCTGCTTTATTTATCCCATTTACAATCATTAATGCATGTTTTGCCTCAAGAATGGTTCCTACACCCATTGTTATTGCAAAATGCGGCATATCTTCTTTTTTAACTTTTGCTTTACTGTAAAAACTATTAAAGTTGTCTTCCAGAGTTTGTCTGCTTAATGCCTGTACCCTTGTTCTTGAAGCAAGAGATGAACCGGGCTCATTAAAAGCCCAATGCCCGTCTCCCCCTATTCCCAGCAACTGTATATCTATCCCGCCGCACCTTTTTATTTCAGATTCGTACCATAAGCAAAAATTTTCAGGTTCTTTTGTCAAACCGTCCGGCACATATATGTTTTCCTTTTTTAAATTTACATGCTTAAACAGTTCTTCATACATAAATCTTGCATAGCTCTGGTCGGTTTCATAAGGTTTGGACATTTCCATTCCTATGCCAAGATATTCATCAAGGTTAAAAGTCTTTACATCCGAAAAGTCAAGATTTTCTTCCTTATGCATTCTGGCTAGTTCTTTGTACGTTCCTATGGGAGTGCTGCCTGTTGCAAGACCAATAACGCAATCAGGTTTTGCCCTTATCATGTCTGCAATGATATCTGCAGCAGCTTTGCTCATTTTCTCATAATCATCTTCGATTATAATTCTCATGAATTTACTCCAATCAATTTATTAATTTTGTACCTGAATTTTATTTATTTGCTAATATTTTTATATATTGTATATGATAAAATAAAAATATTAAAAGAAAAATCATTGCCATATTTTATAGGAAATATAAGCAGGTATGGGGAAAACAGATATAAGAATAGTAGGAATAGGCGGAGGAACAGGTTTATCTAACCTACTTGGAGGAATAAAACTATATACAAGCAATATAACCGCAATAGTAACTGTAACGGATGACGGCGGAAGTTCCGGTCGGCTTAGAGAATATTTTAATATGCCTCCTCCCGGAGATATAAGAAATTGTATTGTTTCCCTTGCCAAGTCAGATTCACTTCTCTCTGAACTTTTTCAATACAGGTTCAGGGGCAAATCTGACTTATCGGGTCACCCTTTTGGAAACCTTTTTATTGCAGCAATGACAAATATTACAGGAAGTTTCTCAAAAGGTATTCTGGAAGCCAGCAGAATTTTATCAATAAAAGGCAAGGTTCTGCCTTCAACATTGGAAAATGTTGTTCTGGGTGCCAGATTTGACGATGATAAAAAAGTGCTTGGACAGACAACAATAACAGATTACCCGGGTACTATCAGGGAAGTTTTTCTTGAGCCTTCAAATCCTCCTGCTTATACAGGGGTTTTAAAAGCCTGTAAAGAAGCAGACATAATTGCTCTGGGACCGGGCAGTTTGTTTTCAAGTATAATTCCGAACCTGCTCGTAAAAAACGTAGCAAAAACAATAAGCAAATCAAAAGCAAAAAAAATATATATCTGTAATATAATGACCCAGCCGGGAGAAACAGACAATTTTACCGTTAAGGATCATGTTTATGAAATTGAAAGATATCTTAAATGCAATATTGACTACCTTATAGTAAACTCCGGCTTTATCCCCAAAGAAACCGCTATAAGATATGCGGAAAAAAATTCCTACGTTGTTTTTGATGACACCGATAAATTGCCCGACAGAATTAATATTATCAGGGAAAATGTCTCATTAAATGACATATTTGTAAGACATGACCCGGAAAAGACTGCAAAAATAATATTCGACCGGGTTAAGATTTAGTTAAGACCCGGTAAGTATGATTTGAAGCCAAATTATACGTCTCAAATATAAACTTGACAAAAATTTTTAAACAATATAATGTTAGCCATGCTTAACTTTTATTAAAATTTTTTATCGGCCTTTTATGAGTTTTAAAAATTAATTTCGGTAAAAAGAGCTAATATTTTCTATGATAAGAAAGGAATATATTTAGAAAGGAATATATTTGAATAATTCAAATTCTTTAAGCCCCTCATTAGAAGATTATCTGGAAATAATGTTAGATATTCAAGATAGCAAGAAAATAATAAAAGTTTCTGATGTGGCAAACAGGCTGAAAATTTCAAAAGCAAGCGTTACTCAGGCAATAACAAAACTAAAGAAACTTGGTCTGGCTAACCAGGAGAGCTACAGCCCCGTTACTTTGACACACGCAGGAATAGAAGCAGCTAAAAAGATAAGGGATAAACACAAAATTTTAAAAAAATTTCTTACTGAAATTCTGGATATTGACAATAAGATTGCAGAAAAAGATGCATGCCTCATGGAACATATTTTAAGCATAACAACAATAAATAAAATATCGGAGCTTATAGAAAAAGCCGAAGAGCTAAATGACAATAATTATGTTGGAAAAGTAAATATAAGCACCAGAGACAAAGAAATTATTGATACCATAAAAATAAAAAGATTGGATGAGCTGAAAAAAGGCAGTAAGGGGACAATCATTAAGATTGGTAATAAAAGTACCGTTAAAAAAAGATTTGCCGAAATGGGCATAGTAAATAATAGCAATATAGAAATTCTTGGTACTGCCCCGCTTGGAGATCCTATGGAAGTGCTGATTAAAGGATATAAGCTAACCCTTAGAAAATCCGAAGCATCTGATATATTTGTAAGGGAGGAAAATAAATAATGCTTTTTGGAAAGTATATTTTTTTATATATAAAGTTAAGTGCACCTAACTTTTTAAAACATAAAACAATATAAGGAGTAGTAATGTTTTTAAACGAAATCAAACCTAAAAACAAATGCAGAATCATAAATATTGTCGGAAATGACAGAGTATGCACAAGACTGCTTGACATGGGTTGCATGAGGGGTGAAGAAATAGAAGTA
This region includes:
- a CDS encoding ferrous iron transport protein A — translated: MFLNEIKPKNKCRIINIVGNDRVCTRLLDMGCMRGEEIEVIRVAPLGDPIDIKIKGYHLSLRKEEAKNIEVESI
- a CDS encoding nitroreductase family protein, coding for MLKELVIKNRSYRRFFQNEKIKRETLAELVNLARLTASGSNRQVLRYYLSNDEDTNNKINSTLVWAGYFKGWISPPEGEKPSAFIVMLRDTKAGQGLVQDEGIAAQTILLGAAEKGLGGCMLGNVDRKKLSALINIPDRYEVCLVLAVGKPREKVVIDEIDKFGDIKYYRDDQQTHHVPKRKLEDIIIN
- a CDS encoding metal-dependent transcriptional regulator, translating into MNNSNSLSPSLEDYLEIMLDIQDSKKIIKVSDVANRLKISKASVTQAITKLKKLGLANQESYSPVTLTHAGIEAAKKIRDKHKILKKFLTEILDIDNKIAEKDACLMEHILSITTINKISELIEKAEELNDNNYVGKVNISTRDKEIIDTIKIKRLDELKKGSKGTIIKIGNKSTVKKRFAEMGIVNNSNIEILGTAPLGDPMEVLIKGYKLTLRKSEASDIFVREENK
- a CDS encoding YvcK family protein is translated as MGKTDIRIVGIGGGTGLSNLLGGIKLYTSNITAIVTVTDDGGSSGRLREYFNMPPPGDIRNCIVSLAKSDSLLSELFQYRFRGKSDLSGHPFGNLFIAAMTNITGSFSKGILEASRILSIKGKVLPSTLENVVLGARFDDDKKVLGQTTITDYPGTIREVFLEPSNPPAYTGVLKACKEADIIALGPGSLFSSIIPNLLVKNVAKTISKSKAKKIYICNIMTQPGETDNFTVKDHVYEIERYLKCNIDYLIVNSGFIPKETAIRYAEKNSYVVFDDTDKLPDRINIIRENVSLNDIFVRHDPEKTAKIIFDRVKI
- the pgi gene encoding glucose-6-phosphate isomerase, encoding MLLKNNPTESRSWKQLESHFREIKEVALKDLFAEDSKRFSRFSIRFADILLDYSKNKINEKTVSLLTALAEELGLKDAIDKLFNGDRINETEKRPVLHTALRNRSCSPVFVDGRDIMPDIRMVLEKMKSFSSSIISGKWKGYSGKRIKDIINIGIGGSDLGPVMVTEALKPYKAGDINTHFVSNIDGTQITETLKKLDSETALFMISSKTFTTQETMTNALTAKKWFLENVKNEEYVKKHFIAISTNTKEVEKFGIDPENMFVFWDWVGGRYSLWSAIGLSIACSVGFDNFAELLEGAFDMDNHFRNEPFDKNIPVILALLGIWYNNFFGAQTYAVLPYDQYLHRFPAYLQQADMESNGKGADRNGRDVAYQTGPVIWGEPGTNGQHAFYQLIHQGTKMIPCDFLAPAISHNPIDRHHDILLSNFFAQTEALMNGKSSTDVRKELEALNISAEETDRIIPFKIFKGDRPTNSILFKKLTPRTLGSLIAMYEHKIFVQGFIWNIFSFDQWGVELGKVLAKKILPELEGRETINSHDSSTNGLINAFKKMRE
- the nagB gene encoding glucosamine-6-phosphate deaminase, translating into MRIIIEDDYEKMSKAAADIIADMIRAKPDCVIGLATGSTPIGTYKELARMHKEENLDFSDVKTFNLDEYLGIGMEMSKPYETDQSYARFMYEELFKHVNLKKENIYVPDGLTKEPENFCLWYESEIKRCGGIDIQLLGIGGDGHWAFNEPGSSLASRTRVQALSRQTLEDNFNSFYSKAKVKKEDMPHFAITMGVGTILEAKHALMIVNGINKAGIVAEALEGYITSKVTASAIQLHPGKVTVILDKPASSKLTWSIEKN
- a CDS encoding DMT family transporter, translating into MADKKNAIRIEYFLMLIVTFFWAIGHPLGRIITQKLHPFQLSAITLVTGFLTIFIYLLFTGRVKQLFRLSFRDISMSFVLGVLGFFVYQILTFSALSRIPASINAVLISNNVVFIAILSAIFLKEKIKLMTIFGIILAAAGVLLVTFNRGFSLGSTGRIDFLGISFSLLAALSTALYSVIGKKVLSSNDPLIITTLALFFGAVLQVILTVFTVGFAEVVVAGWQINLLTLFLGISMIGISYPLWFVCLKRFPVSQISIYMYLTPVFGVILSLIILNERFSWLFWIGGLLILAAIIITNIAKSRRKET
- a CDS encoding carbohydrate kinase, encoding MKKIFKVLGVGEILWDMFPSGKKLGGAPTNFAYHVSALGHEGVIVSRIGNDEYGREIIEQLISLGLATDYVQIDGDKETGVVEVHIASDNQPNYIIKEDVAWDFIQWDNKFDALLETTDAICFGTLAQRSRISRNTIITLLEKAKRDTIKIYDINLRQSFYNKGIIADSLKLADIVKLNADEIKIVGDLLNINSKYNEEDLCRYLIDGYDLKLICLTKGEDGSTLIDGQTSFHSPSFPYKLADRVGAGDAFTAGMIIGYLNEEPIDVINTRANKLASWVTSKHGGTPIYDSEIKGIMNL
- the xth gene encoding exodeoxyribonuclease III, with the protein product MNFNNSNHEAYINSNRKRTGSYVSIVSWNVNGLRAIFRKGFDDFIRKNSFDIICLQETKIQEDKIPDELKNVGGYNLYLSSATRPGYSGVGIYSKIRPEEYGTGFDDEGRIIWHHYKDFMIFNTYMPNGGREKKRLPYKLEFYDRFLLHIENLLKENRNIIITGDINTAHKPIDLARPKQNEKNTGFLPEERAWIDRLISAGFIDAFRMFNNEPGNYTWWDYKTKSRERNVGWRLDYFFVSKDMAKSIKNCRIMSDVMGSDHCPVVLELSL